In one Solanum lycopersicum chromosome 11, SLM_r2.1 genomic region, the following are encoded:
- the LOC104644756 gene encoding uncharacterized protein — protein MSKFENYYVLSICKTLLLCGLVLYLCTIYFFNDSYHFASSDLFSSFKSTISCPSTTQTTSSSSTNISHIIFGLLGSEKAWHHRKSYIESWWRPNITKGHLLLDVPPQGDDLLPWSFNSPPYRVSDNLSKLLKETNHVEPRVLRMVHGIMEVVREVHEGVRWVIMGDDDSIFFVDNMVDILAQYDHTKYYYFGGHSEFILSNYWYSFNQAFGGAGIIMSYPLAKEFAKNVMSCLKRYAHLRSADRTTMNCIADIGVNLSPLQGIHQIDLRGDISGFLSYHPKSLLTSLHHFDMFDPIFPSMDRVQSVFHLQNVAKYDQSRMLQQTICHHRSKSWTFSVSWGYSAHIYEKIMPRSWIQRPIETFRTWQPSPNPPYYMFDVRSPSWDPCEAPHVFFFKSVKKTQRGEIVTMYTRGWPRGIGTCLSSGNFSAEYISEIHVYSPTTKRILIDKCECCDIIHEAGSNKVDIKYRECKINEIIA, from the exons ATGTCTAAATTTGAGAACTATTATGTCCTTAGCATTTGCAAAACATTACTACTTTGTGGTCTAGTCCTATACTTGTGCaccatttattttttcaatgactcttatcattttgcatcttctgatcttttctcttcttttaaaTCCACAATATCATGTCCATCTACTACTCAAACGACAAGTAGCTCATCCACCAACATTAGTCACATTATTTTTGGACTTTTAGGGTCAGAAAAAGCATGGCACCATAGAAAATCCTATATTGAATCATGGTGGAGACCAAATATTACAAAAGGACATCTTTTACTAGATGTTCCTCCTCAAGGTGATGATCTTCTCCCATGGTCCTTCAATTCACCTCCTTATCGAGTATCCGATAATTTGTCAAAACTTCTTAAGGAAACAAATCATGTTGAGCCAAGAGTTTTAAGAATGGTTCATGGGATTATGGAGGTAGTTAGAGAGGTACATGAAGGGGTAAGATGGGTAATTATGGGGGACGATGATTCTATATTTTTTGTGGATAATATGGTTGATATTCTTGCACAATATGATCATacaaagtattattattttggagGACATTCAGAATTTATATTGTCAAATTATTGGTACTCATTTAATCAAGCTTTTGGTGGAGCTGGAATTATAATGAGTTATCCTTTGGCTAAAGAATTTGCAAAAAATGTAATGTCGTGCTTAAAGAGATATGCACACTTGAGATCTGCTGATAGAACAACAATGAATTGTATAGCTGATATTGGAGTCAATCTTTCTCCTCTTCAGGGTATTCATCAG ATTGATCTTCGTGGTGATATATCTGGATTTCTATCATATCATCCAAAGTCTCTATTAACGTCCCTTCATCATTTTGACATGTTTGATCCAATTTTTCCTTCTATGGATCGTGTACAATCAGTGTTCCACCTCCAAAACGTTGCAAAATACGATCAATCGCGCATGTTACAACAAACTATATGCCATCATAGGTCTAAAAGTTGGACATTTTCAGTTTCTTGGGGATATTCAGCTCATATTTATGAGAAAATTATGCCTAGAAGTTGGATACAAAGACCAATTGAAACATTTAGAACATGGCAACCAAGTCCTAATCCACCATATTACATGTTTGATGTTAGAAGTCCTTCTTGGGATCCTTGTGAAGCTCCTCATGTATTTTTCTTCAAGTCCGTTAAGAAAACTCAAAGAGGTGAAATTGTTACTATGTATACTAGAGGATGGCCTCGAGGGATAGGAACTTGTTTGTCTTCTGGAAATTTTTCTGCTGAGTATATTTCTGAAATTCATGTTTACTCACCAACAACCAAACGTATCCTG aTTGATAAATGTGAATGTTGCGATATAATCCATGAGGCAGGATCAAATAAGGTTGACATCAAATATAGAGAGTGTAAGATAAATGAGATAATAGCTTGA